The Metamycoplasma cloacale genome includes a region encoding these proteins:
- a CDS encoding MAG0490 family ComEA-like DNA-binding protein, whose amino-acid sequence MVLGSYFLKQYIARKPKKNIVNDYIYIKLNGAILNDCEIKVKKNTTLLNVLKDIKLDSNAYLVDLNLNQKLTKNEEIWIPFNPNKKIELSKIRDINFFINFGFNKTVATEIMKLYDKLKTRIKWSDIENINGIGVKNITKLKNILII is encoded by the coding sequence ATGGTGCTTGGATCGTATTTTTTAAAACAATATATTGCAAGAAAACCGAAAAAGAATATAGTAAATGATTATATATACATTAAATTAAATGGAGCTATTTTAAATGATTGTGAAATAAAGGTAAAGAAAAATACCACACTTTTAAATGTATTAAAGGATATAAAACTAGATTCTAATGCATATTTAGTTGACTTAAATTTAAATCAAAAATTGACTAAAAATGAAGAAATATGAATTCCTTTTAATCCCAATAAGAAAATTGAATTATCAAAAATTCGTGATATAAATTTCTTTATTAACTTTGGTTTTAATAAAACGGTAGCAACTGAAATAATGAAACTATATGATAAACTCAAAACAAGAATTAAATGATCAGATATTGAAAATATCAATGGTATTGGTGTGAAAAATATAACCAAATTAAAAAATATTTTAATTATTTAA
- a CDS encoding YebC/PmpR family DNA-binding transcriptional regulator has product MSGHSKWATTKHHKAAMDAKRSKMFQKFSKEIIVAATLGGPDIDSNPALKLAVAKAKAKSMPKANIEKAIAKVAGGNKEGASFQAHTYSGTAFGGVTFIVSCLTDNFNRLSSNIKHYFNKYNGQLGKSGSIPYMFDQLGVIEFDNSLASEDEVMMVALDNGAIDFKNEDGLYIIYSQPSDFSNLKQVIDETFKIENYSTAEVTYIANTEVEVNAEKAEQIDAFVTFLEDDDDIQEVFHNASITE; this is encoded by the coding sequence ATGTCAGGACACTCAAAATGAGCAACAACAAAACACCATAAAGCAGCAATGGATGCTAAAAGATCAAAAATGTTTCAAAAATTCTCTAAAGAAATTATCGTTGCTGCAACACTAGGTGGCCCAGATATTGATTCAAACCCCGCTTTAAAACTTGCAGTAGCTAAAGCTAAAGCTAAATCAATGCCTAAGGCTAACATTGAAAAAGCAATAGCAAAAGTAGCTGGTGGAAATAAAGAAGGTGCATCATTCCAAGCACACACCTATTCAGGAACCGCATTTGGAGGAGTTACATTTATCGTTAGCTGTTTAACTGATAACTTTAACCGTTTAAGTTCAAACATTAAACACTACTTTAACAAATACAATGGTCAACTTGGTAAATCTGGTTCAATTCCGTATATGTTCGATCAATTAGGAGTAATTGAATTTGACAATTCATTAGCATCAGAAGATGAAGTAATGATGGTAGCTTTAGATAATGGTGCAATTGATTTCAAAAACGAAGATGGATTATACATTATCTATTCACAACCTTCAGATTTCTCAAATCTAAAACAAGTAATTGATGAAACATTCAAAATTGAAAACTACTCAACCGCTGAAGTTACATATATCGCAAATACCGAAGTTGAAGTAAATGCAGAAAAAGCTGAACAAATTGATGCTTTTGTTACATTTTTAGAAGACGATGATGATATTCAAGAAGTATTCCACAACGCAAGTATCACTGAATAA
- the holA gene encoding DNA polymerase III subunit delta, translating to MYFIKGNEKYFINEKINDLIEKYKKEFNNDVKIHDFYAEINMQEVDDILNCNDIFTLNKLVIFRDLEYLHKTKNQKEILHFIELLNNLSENVVVIFTQFIEKNDRKFQPSDLYYFLEKHTEVIEVKKLDERLLISYIKNYVEAQNKTITNDAIIELIVHLPNDLSLIINEVNKLLIETPNITLQTVQNNNLTLPNDTTFGFINAFLAYENSTDILKKCYEQLALGASETSVINQIVSILVKAQTIYLLQQQDFTTLDISKETKIHSFQINLYTKFIKKIGYKKIVELLNYIADIDIDIKKGLIEEQNALKLIILTIIK from the coding sequence ATGTATTTTATAAAGGGGAATGAAAAATATTTTATTAATGAAAAAATTAATGATTTAATTGAAAAATATAAAAAAGAATTTAACAATGATGTAAAAATTCATGATTTCTATGCAGAAATTAATATGCAAGAGGTTGATGATATTTTAAATTGCAATGATATTTTTACTTTAAATAAATTAGTGATTTTTCGTGATTTAGAATATCTACATAAAACTAAAAATCAAAAAGAAATACTTCATTTCATTGAATTACTAAATAATTTAAGTGAAAATGTTGTGGTGATATTTACTCAATTTATTGAAAAAAACGATCGTAAGTTTCAACCTTCTGATTTATATTATTTTCTAGAAAAACACACAGAAGTTATTGAGGTTAAGAAATTAGACGAAAGATTGTTAATTTCTTATATAAAAAACTACGTTGAAGCGCAAAATAAAACAATCACAAACGATGCAATTATTGAATTAATTGTTCATCTACCAAATGATTTAAGTTTAATTATTAATGAAGTAAATAAATTGTTAATTGAAACGCCAAATATTACACTTCAGACAGTTCAAAATAATAATCTAACTCTTCCTAATGACACAACCTTTGGTTTCATTAATGCTTTTTTAGCATATGAAAATTCAACTGATATTTTAAAAAAATGTTACGAACAGCTAGCTCTTGGTGCATCAGAAACATCAGTAATTAATCAAATTGTTTCTATTTTAGTCAAAGCTCAAACTATATATCTATTGCAACAACAAGACTTTACAACATTAGATATATCAAAGGAAACTAAAATCCATAGTTTTCAGATTAATTTATATACAAAATTTATCAAGAAAATCGGTTATAAAAAAATAGTAGAATTATTAAATTACATTGCAGATATTGACATTGATATCAAAAAAGGGTTAATTGAAGAACAAAACGCTTTAAAATTGATTATATTAACAATTATTAAATAG